One stretch of Deltaproteobacteria bacterium DNA includes these proteins:
- a CDS encoding NarK/NasA family nitrate transporter produces the protein MEQNVTGKSHRILFFNTLAFTVCFAVWMFNGVLVTFLVENQLYKWSMVEIAWLMAIPPLSGSIFRLHTGIWTDKYGGKVTFGVLLFLCALPMYLLTYADSFLAFALCSFGFGLAGQGFSIGIAYTSVWYPKQWQGRALGIFGVGNAGAAVTTMLAPSLLKRLTDNGADLEGWRLLPQIYAAALVVMGILFLLFTVNKKSKAAAGKTFVQMLSPLKEVRVWRFGLYYYLVFGCFVALSQWLVPYFLNMYAVSLVTAGIFASIFSLPAGVLRALGGWLSDKLGARTVMYWVLGLSVAFCLLLVVPKMEIDSPGKGIMAKRAGTATHVSDSLIKIDDMSYPLVEKPAGAAEDDASFSAFPKKKIWQVPVVREGEEVKKKQLIAKGTTHIYFQANIWIAAVLVFIIGTLWGIGKAAVYRHIPDYFPNDVGAVGGMVGLLGGLGGFVSPIIFGYLLEWTGLWTSMWIFLFFVSAICLWWMHATITKMRDRAAPHTKEKFEAVG, from the coding sequence ATGGAACAGAACGTAACCGGAAAATCCCACCGGATCCTTTTCTTCAACACCCTTGCCTTCACCGTCTGTTTTGCGGTGTGGATGTTCAACGGTGTTTTGGTCACCTTCCTCGTGGAAAATCAACTCTACAAATGGTCAATGGTGGAAATTGCATGGCTGATGGCAATTCCGCCCTTGAGCGGTTCCATCTTTCGCCTTCACACGGGGATATGGACCGATAAATACGGCGGCAAGGTGACGTTTGGCGTTCTGCTTTTTCTCTGCGCCCTCCCGATGTACCTGCTTACTTATGCCGACAGTTTTCTTGCGTTCGCCTTGTGCAGTTTCGGTTTTGGCCTTGCGGGGCAGGGATTCTCCATAGGCATTGCCTATACTTCCGTCTGGTACCCGAAACAATGGCAGGGGAGGGCGCTGGGAATTTTCGGAGTGGGCAATGCCGGCGCCGCCGTCACCACGATGTTGGCCCCCTCTTTGCTAAAACGCCTGACCGACAACGGAGCCGATCTGGAAGGATGGCGCCTTCTTCCCCAAATCTACGCCGCGGCGTTGGTCGTGATGGGGATTCTTTTTCTTCTTTTCACGGTCAATAAAAAATCAAAAGCGGCCGCCGGGAAAACATTTGTTCAGATGCTTAGCCCCCTTAAGGAAGTGCGGGTGTGGCGCTTTGGCTTGTATTATTATCTGGTCTTCGGATGTTTTGTCGCGCTTTCCCAGTGGCTTGTCCCCTATTTTCTCAATATGTATGCCGTTTCGCTGGTCACTGCCGGAATATTCGCGTCCATATTCAGTTTGCCGGCGGGAGTTTTGCGCGCGCTGGGTGGGTGGCTATCCGATAAACTCGGGGCCAGAACCGTGATGTACTGGGTGCTTGGTTTATCCGTTGCCTTCTGCCTTCTGCTCGTCGTTCCGAAAATGGAAATCGATTCTCCGGGCAAAGGGATCATGGCAAAACGGGCGGGCACGGCGACGCATGTCTCCGACAGTCTGATCAAAATAGACGACATGAGCTACCCGCTGGTTGAAAAACCGGCCGGGGCCGCCGAGGACGACGCATCATTCTCCGCTTTTCCAAAAAAGAAAATCTGGCAGGTGCCGGTGGTCAGGGAGGGCGAGGAGGTGAAAAAGAAACAACTCATCGCCAAGGGAACAACCCACATCTATTTTCAGGCGAACATCTGGATCGCGGCTGTGCTTGTTTTTATCATCGGCACTTTGTGGGGAATCGGCAAAGCGGCCGTGTACCGGCACATCCCCGATTATTTCCCGAACGATGTGGGGGCCGTGGGCGGAATGGTGGGACTCTTGGGGGGCCTGGGCGGATTTGTCTCTCCCATCATTTTCGGTTATCTGCTGGAATGGACCGGCCTCTGGACGAGCATGTGGATATTTCTCTTCTTTGTTTCCGCGATTTGCCTGTGGTGGATGCATGCCACCATCACAAAAATGAGGGACAGGGCCGCGCCGCACACAAAAGAAAAGTTTGAGGCAGTCGGTTAA